Proteins found in one Bremerella volcania genomic segment:
- a CDS encoding outer membrane protein assembly factor BamB family protein: MNISEFIDLIEAHDYMADNQIAAIRRQLNSGQLDVTIEELVHFLLDRQRLTKYQAKKLLAEARSGMTAESVPVSEARRRAQQKWMDAAPVKEEIVETDADDIVALDDMPSEEDVADVDPLGLGGVDGFSSDTEEVDPFTGGAKGKASAHKKKTSRANPWDSPLLLFGGGSLILLLLVGGLLYFWLAFDSGDDMFQAAEKSYRSGSYIQAGAEYDKFIRRFPNHPSTPLAEVRLGMAVLWNMVEGGSDWELALKTTQEVLPEIDQSPAFDEARPELATILPEIASGLTQRAQQSASVDEKQRQSDLASAAMALVNDPTYLPTSLREAQQSRIETIEMNLVRVRREIDRDQAKNETLAKIQQSTADGNFQEVYQLRRSLVDAYPGLRTDESLIAAVSESARKLVDQVIPLDDFPAPITEDESGMNLLSAVTLVQREPVLPASPGSETAVFRLDGTAYAIEVDSGKLLWRRYVGIDDNAQAVSWTGDAGRTVAALIDTQENQLLAIDQRTGEVLWTQKFESRLFRPKVFENSVLLAERNGKVWKIARESGAVIAAVQLPQEISAPLGMLDDVAGVYAVAEHSNVYVLSPDNLICGEVIPVGHEVGTISVEPTGTLRQLFLFENAGLEYSFLHLYSVDAGGSGAKLTQDVVRQAGQVLVTPIIADARLVATNDRGEVLVYEVNTAAKDVPVRLVAATKADSSEPILGYAAVSRGDLWVCDRRMTRYVMQLSRGSVVRKMVDHDGDTFVARPLVRGDKIIHARRSTGADGYVIEAQRIQSNKLEDIWQTTIGAPTAGRAFTLKGASSPMVATTRGAIYPLPKLGMGSVEILDQPQSKLDVTTKPYQFGSGQKLDDANQVFFPPDGENRSMMVSMRDGKAIARVVAWEVPATARATRPRAWNDYVLIPTKFGQILVVDAKSGAADIQPFQPELAFGEAIAWSNPAVAEGSTPSVIISDQRSRLFRLAVETSPEPHLTALDQVKLTESLSGQLAVAGLMLVGVGSKAEQDVLRIFQLPEMAEQDPIAITGDVVMSPQSVNGRVYCATAEDGLIAIRDDFSVGWKCPLKGQSIASGPVPVNKMLALSFTQGQVWLIDEATGEMVTEFNVGEPLTDGLSYFDGQLWVPGYDGTLHGIALEGLAQ; encoded by the coding sequence ATGAACATTTCGGAATTCATCGACCTGATCGAAGCCCACGACTACATGGCCGATAATCAAATCGCTGCCATTCGTCGTCAGTTGAATAGTGGGCAACTCGACGTCACGATCGAAGAGTTGGTGCATTTCTTACTCGATCGGCAACGGCTGACGAAGTACCAGGCGAAGAAACTGCTCGCTGAGGCGCGTTCTGGGATGACCGCCGAATCGGTTCCCGTCAGCGAAGCCCGCCGCCGTGCCCAGCAGAAATGGATGGACGCTGCCCCGGTCAAAGAAGAAATCGTCGAGACCGACGCCGATGATATCGTGGCGCTCGACGATATGCCCAGCGAAGAAGACGTCGCCGACGTCGATCCGCTGGGGTTAGGCGGGGTCGACGGGTTTTCGAGCGATACCGAGGAAGTCGATCCCTTCACAGGCGGCGCAAAGGGGAAGGCGTCCGCTCACAAAAAGAAAACAAGCCGAGCCAATCCGTGGGACTCTCCCCTGCTTCTGTTTGGTGGCGGCAGTCTCATTTTGTTGCTCTTGGTTGGTGGGCTGCTCTATTTCTGGCTCGCATTCGATAGCGGCGACGACATGTTTCAAGCTGCCGAGAAAAGCTATCGCAGTGGATCGTACATCCAAGCGGGTGCCGAGTATGATAAATTCATTCGTCGCTTTCCCAATCACCCTAGCACCCCACTGGCCGAAGTTCGTCTGGGAATGGCCGTTTTGTGGAACATGGTCGAAGGGGGCAGTGATTGGGAACTGGCCCTGAAGACGACGCAGGAGGTACTGCCAGAGATTGACCAGTCCCCGGCATTTGACGAAGCACGCCCCGAATTGGCGACGATTCTGCCGGAAATCGCGTCCGGCTTAACGCAACGGGCCCAGCAGTCCGCGAGCGTCGACGAGAAGCAGCGGCAGTCCGATCTGGCAAGTGCCGCGATGGCATTAGTCAACGATCCAACCTACCTGCCAACTTCGCTTCGTGAGGCTCAGCAGTCGCGGATCGAAACGATCGAGATGAACCTGGTCCGTGTTCGCCGTGAGATCGATCGTGATCAGGCCAAGAATGAAACGCTGGCCAAGATTCAGCAAAGCACGGCAGACGGGAATTTTCAGGAGGTGTATCAGTTGCGCCGCTCGCTGGTCGATGCCTATCCCGGACTTCGCACCGATGAAAGTTTGATTGCCGCCGTCTCGGAGTCTGCCCGGAAGTTGGTCGACCAGGTGATCCCGCTCGACGATTTCCCGGCGCCGATTACCGAGGATGAAAGCGGCATGAACTTGCTATCGGCCGTGACCTTGGTTCAACGAGAGCCTGTCTTGCCGGCATCGCCCGGTAGTGAGACCGCCGTCTTCCGTCTTGATGGAACGGCTTACGCGATCGAAGTCGACTCGGGGAAACTCCTTTGGCGACGATATGTGGGCATCGATGACAATGCCCAGGCCGTCTCCTGGACGGGCGACGCGGGTAGGACGGTCGCCGCACTGATCGACACGCAAGAGAATCAGTTGCTGGCAATCGACCAGCGAACCGGCGAAGTCCTCTGGACGCAGAAGTTCGAGAGCCGATTGTTCCGCCCCAAGGTGTTCGAGAATTCGGTACTTTTGGCGGAGCGTAACGGCAAAGTGTGGAAGATCGCTCGCGAATCAGGCGCGGTGATTGCCGCCGTTCAATTACCGCAAGAGATCTCGGCACCCCTGGGTATGTTGGATGACGTTGCTGGCGTTTACGCCGTGGCCGAGCATTCCAATGTGTATGTCCTTTCGCCAGACAATCTCATCTGCGGCGAGGTCATTCCGGTTGGCCACGAGGTCGGAACGATCTCGGTCGAACCGACCGGCACGCTGCGGCAGTTGTTTCTCTTTGAGAACGCGGGGCTCGAGTATAGCTTCCTGCATCTCTACAGCGTCGATGCTGGTGGAAGTGGGGCCAAACTCACGCAAGACGTCGTTCGGCAAGCCGGTCAGGTACTGGTAACGCCGATCATCGCCGATGCCCGTCTGGTGGCGACGAACGATCGAGGAGAAGTGCTAGTCTACGAAGTGAATACGGCAGCGAAGGACGTCCCCGTGCGACTCGTGGCCGCGACCAAGGCAGACAGTTCCGAGCCGATCCTCGGTTATGCGGCCGTCAGTCGCGGTGACCTGTGGGTCTGTGATCGCCGCATGACTCGCTACGTAATGCAGCTCTCACGAGGTTCGGTGGTGCGGAAGATGGTCGATCACGACGGCGATACTTTTGTGGCCAGGCCCCTGGTCCGCGGCGACAAGATCATTCACGCACGACGAAGTACAGGTGCCGATGGCTACGTGATTGAGGCCCAACGCATCCAATCCAATAAGCTCGAAGATATCTGGCAAACGACCATCGGGGCGCCGACCGCAGGACGGGCGTTTACGCTGAAAGGGGCCAGTTCCCCCATGGTCGCGACGACGCGTGGGGCCATTTATCCGCTCCCCAAACTTGGGATGGGGAGTGTTGAGATTCTCGATCAGCCACAGTCCAAGTTGGATGTCACGACCAAGCCGTATCAATTTGGCAGTGGACAAAAGTTGGATGACGCGAACCAGGTATTCTTTCCCCCTGACGGCGAAAACCGCTCGATGATGGTCAGCATGCGCGACGGAAAGGCGATCGCGCGAGTCGTTGCCTGGGAAGTTCCTGCGACCGCCCGGGCCACTCGTCCAAGAGCGTGGAACGACTATGTTTTGATTCCTACCAAGTTCGGGCAAATCCTGGTAGTCGATGCCAAGTCGGGAGCGGCCGACATCCAGCCTTTTCAGCCGGAACTGGCGTTCGGCGAGGCAATCGCCTGGTCGAATCCAGCCGTCGCCGAGGGCTCGACCCCATCGGTCATCATCAGCGATCAACGCTCGCGACTGTTTCGTCTGGCGGTCGAGACCAGCCCCGAGCCTCACCTGACGGCATTGGATCAAGTCAAGTTGACCGAATCGTTGTCAGGCCAGTTGGCGGTCGCCGGGCTCATGCTGGTGGGAGTCGGAAGTAAAGCAGAACAAGACGTGCTGCGAATCTTTCAGTTGCCGGAAATGGCCGAACAAGATCCGATCGCTATCACGGGCGACGTCGTCATGTCGCCTCAATCGGTAAATGGTCGTGTTTACTGCGCGACCGCCGAGGATGGATTGATTGCGATTCGGGATGATTTCTCGGTCGGCTGGAAGTGCCCTTTGAAGGGGCAATCGATCGCCAGCGGTCCGGTGCCAGTGAATAAAATGTTGGCCCTTTCTTTTACCCAAGGGCAGGTATGGTTGATTGATGAAGCCACTGGCGAGATGGTCACCGAGTTCAACGTCGGAGAGCCTCTAACGGACGGCCTGTCGTACTTTGACGGACAGCTTTGGGTGCCCGGATACGACGGCACGCTGCATGGCATTGCGCTGGAAGGACTGGCCCAATGA
- a CDS encoding ABC transporter substrate-binding protein translates to MMHAIRHPYFTLAILLVLAMFAPLVAQEEEQADEKPIPVEMTKPLFEREPYDLVTVVSSKDGKPLRIKPIHEPEFRGGASERSGQITVELVDMPGRKFQIAWRGVVLYQPFPKLLIDEAKKNLSEKDFDLAFRYLQRLNAEYSNYPGVDRLLEELLVQNALERFQAGALDEALGMLEEAKRKFPNKSGIDKSIESVGLRLVQKEIDDRQWQSARMLIERFEKVYGDKFADSIRQWRDDLARRSQQQMDRAKQQIAKQDYRAALEATNLALAIDPTIPSGKERLAELVRLYPQVRIATLAAGEALPPHGTLTWSGRRNKRLIYRDLTEIVGYGPEGGEYASPFGTVVRPVDRFELSIVLRDRLTPVTGFDLSRQFQDPASQQDEILAGLTPLIEKMAVREIRQVDLTLRLPHVRPEALLGLVPRKGDVSQFPIPPNGPYRPLKMKEEGQSYVPEKESTLAASRPPSEIQLLPYPTTADAMLALQAGEVHMVDRLDPATAARLTVESPEDLVVDHYRAPTLHVLVPNLNNPYLKNRDFRRGLLYGINRQEILQSRLLGGKELDGCRLVSAPIPSGVSPDDPVSYGYDLSIAPRSYEPQMSIALQKLAEIKLREDAEAANQALIPLSKLVIGHPDSEVSRQTCLAIVQYFKRLGLPCELKTVSPEVTDPAAVEVDLLYVEVQIAEPLVDVPRMFDRYIPNVHQTQYFQLALRQLGQSQNWQEVRERFWSLHRLAHDDLLIVPLFQLQDHFVYRRSLGGVGYQPMTLFQQVERWDLAPAWDVAKN, encoded by the coding sequence ATGATGCATGCTATCCGCCATCCCTATTTCACTTTGGCAATCCTTCTCGTGCTGGCCATGTTTGCACCGCTTGTAGCGCAAGAGGAAGAGCAGGCGGACGAGAAGCCGATTCCCGTCGAGATGACCAAGCCGCTTTTCGAACGCGAGCCGTACGACCTGGTTACCGTGGTGTCGTCGAAGGATGGTAAACCGCTGCGTATCAAGCCAATCCATGAACCAGAGTTTCGTGGCGGGGCGTCAGAGCGCAGTGGACAGATCACGGTGGAACTGGTCGATATGCCAGGGCGTAAATTCCAGATCGCCTGGCGCGGTGTCGTGTTATATCAGCCTTTTCCCAAGTTGTTGATCGACGAAGCGAAGAAGAATCTCAGTGAAAAGGACTTCGATCTCGCATTTCGGTATCTGCAACGACTCAACGCGGAGTATTCCAATTATCCAGGCGTCGATCGACTGCTGGAAGAACTTCTGGTGCAGAACGCCTTAGAGCGATTTCAGGCCGGCGCACTCGACGAGGCGTTGGGCATGCTCGAAGAAGCAAAACGCAAGTTCCCGAACAAGTCAGGAATCGACAAATCGATTGAAAGCGTCGGTTTGCGTTTGGTGCAAAAAGAGATCGACGATCGCCAGTGGCAATCGGCTCGAATGTTGATCGAGCGATTCGAGAAGGTCTATGGCGACAAGTTTGCCGACAGCATCCGCCAATGGCGCGATGACCTGGCCCGGCGTTCTCAACAACAAATGGATCGTGCCAAGCAGCAGATCGCCAAGCAGGATTACCGGGCCGCTTTGGAAGCAACCAACTTGGCACTAGCGATTGATCCGACGATCCCCTCCGGGAAAGAGCGACTCGCGGAATTGGTTCGGCTCTACCCTCAGGTAAGGATCGCCACGTTAGCCGCGGGCGAGGCCTTGCCGCCCCATGGAACGTTGACCTGGAGCGGCCGACGCAATAAGCGACTCATCTATCGCGATCTCACTGAGATCGTCGGGTACGGGCCTGAAGGGGGTGAATATGCTTCTCCCTTCGGAACGGTCGTTCGGCCGGTCGATCGATTTGAATTGTCGATCGTGCTGCGCGATCGACTGACGCCAGTCACCGGGTTTGACTTGTCGCGTCAGTTTCAGGACCCAGCCTCGCAGCAGGATGAAATCTTGGCGGGGCTGACGCCGTTGATAGAGAAGATGGCCGTCCGCGAAATCCGGCAGGTCGACCTGACGTTGCGATTGCCGCACGTCCGTCCCGAGGCGCTGTTGGGCCTTGTGCCTCGCAAGGGAGACGTCTCCCAGTTCCCGATTCCCCCTAACGGTCCCTATCGTCCATTGAAGATGAAGGAAGAGGGGCAGAGCTATGTCCCAGAGAAGGAGTCGACTCTCGCGGCCAGTCGCCCTCCCAGTGAGATTCAGCTTTTGCCCTATCCAACGACGGCCGATGCGATGCTTGCCCTGCAAGCCGGCGAGGTACACATGGTCGACCGGTTGGATCCCGCCACGGCGGCTCGGCTGACGGTTGAGTCCCCCGAAGATCTGGTCGTCGACCACTATCGCGCCCCGACCTTGCATGTCTTAGTGCCGAATTTGAACAACCCTTATCTCAAGAATCGTGACTTTCGCCGCGGCTTGTTGTACGGAATCAATCGGCAAGAGATTCTGCAGTCTCGTCTTTTGGGAGGAAAAGAATTGGACGGGTGCCGCCTGGTGAGTGCACCGATTCCCAGCGGCGTGAGCCCCGACGATCCCGTTTCCTACGGGTATGACCTTTCGATCGCCCCACGCAGCTACGAACCGCAGATGAGCATCGCGCTGCAAAAGCTGGCCGAAATCAAGTTGCGGGAAGATGCTGAAGCGGCCAACCAGGCATTGATTCCGTTATCGAAGCTGGTCATTGGTCATCCTGATTCCGAAGTTTCCCGGCAAACATGCCTGGCAATCGTGCAGTATTTCAAACGCTTGGGACTTCCCTGTGAACTGAAAACGGTAAGTCCCGAAGTGACCGATCCGGCGGCCGTCGAAGTCGATCTGCTTTACGTCGAGGTACAAATCGCCGAACCGCTGGTCGACGTTCCGCGGATGTTTGACCGTTACATCCCCAATGTCCATCAGACGCAATACTTTCAATTGGCTCTGAGACAATTGGGACAATCCCAGAACTGGCAGGAAGTTCGCGAGCGGTTTTGGTCGCTGCATCGACTGGCTCACGATGATTTGCTGATCGTGCCACTGTTTCAACTTCAAGATCATTTTGTCTACCGACGCTCGCTCGGTGGTGTTGGGTATCAACCGATGACTTTGTTTCAGCAGGTTGAACGTTGGGACCTCGCTCCCGCTTGGGATGTTGCTAAGAATTGA
- a CDS encoding ExbD/TolR family protein: MSNELIEIEEGEIMPARKRPQQGDLDITPMIDITFLLLIFFIVTSNLQKQTAAQMPQAKHGTTVSSLESAVITMTANEAEGRAVVYLGDGITPEARVEETDLNRQEEEITQYVERSFAGTTESGVPKRHLLIKADGKVPYGEVERVALAATRSGVVGTVERLYLGVQEKE, translated from the coding sequence ATGTCGAACGAACTGATTGAAATCGAGGAAGGCGAGATCATGCCGGCCCGCAAGCGGCCGCAACAAGGTGATCTCGATATCACACCCATGATCGACATCACTTTTTTGTTGTTGATTTTCTTCATCGTGACTTCCAATCTTCAGAAGCAAACGGCGGCTCAAATGCCGCAAGCGAAACACGGCACGACCGTTTCTTCGCTCGAATCTGCCGTCATCACGATGACCGCGAATGAAGCCGAAGGGCGAGCGGTCGTTTACCTCGGGGACGGCATCACGCCAGAAGCCAGGGTAGAAGAAACCGATTTGAATCGCCAGGAAGAAGAGATCACCCAGTACGTCGAACGAAGCTTCGCCGGAACCACGGAAAGTGGCGTCCCCAAACGGCACTTGCTGATCAAAGCTGACGGCAAGGTGCCCTACGGTGAAGTCGAGCGGGTCGCACTCGCCGCGACCCGCAGCGGTGTGGTCGGTACGGTCGAACGTCTTTACCTAGGGGTACAGGAGAAAGAGTGA
- a CDS encoding ExbD/TolR family protein encodes MSTGVFRFRCPACSDLLSASVDMIGGTTYCSNCDTRLEVPKPARLSDSHDEELLELTAEDVIEPQQPKPRESENVVAQEQPVKFVSHREREDGELDLTPMVDVTFLLLIFFMVTASFQIQKSLEVPAPKDNAPSAVSQQEEDPEEDPDNILVRIDSFNTYYVGCAAWDQEREAPSEQELYRQIREARASNPSQPPRTLLVIAHVEALHEKVVTALDAGADAGVDSIRLMSTEEDL; translated from the coding sequence GTGAGTACCGGCGTATTCCGATTTCGATGCCCCGCCTGTAGCGACCTTCTGTCGGCTAGTGTCGACATGATTGGCGGGACGACGTATTGCTCGAACTGCGATACGCGGCTGGAGGTGCCCAAGCCGGCGCGCTTGAGTGATTCGCACGACGAAGAACTGCTCGAGTTGACCGCCGAGGATGTGATCGAGCCGCAGCAACCCAAACCGCGTGAATCGGAGAACGTGGTCGCCCAGGAACAGCCGGTCAAGTTCGTGTCGCACCGCGAACGTGAGGACGGAGAACTCGATCTTACGCCGATGGTCGACGTCACCTTCCTGTTGCTGATCTTTTTCATGGTGACGGCGTCGTTTCAGATTCAAAAGTCGTTGGAGGTGCCTGCTCCGAAAGACAACGCCCCCAGTGCCGTCTCGCAGCAGGAGGAAGACCCCGAGGAGGACCCGGACAATATCTTGGTCCGAATCGATTCGTTCAACACCTACTACGTCGGGTGCGCGGCCTGGGATCAGGAACGCGAAGCACCGAGCGAGCAAGAGCTATATCGACAGATCCGCGAAGCCCGGGCCTCGAATCCATCGCAGCCGCCACGCACGCTTCTGGTGATTGCTCATGTCGAGGCCTTGCACGAGAAAGTGGTGACCGCGCTCGACGCTGGGGCGGATGCCGGCGTTGACTCGATTCGGTTGATGTCGACCGAGGAAGACTTATGA
- a CDS encoding MotA/TolQ/ExbB proton channel family protein, whose product MDITGLTQIFATSMYGALALIALWGMYCVSMIWARVAQKRFRNEAQQDAFLDAVEEPLERGDFTEASEICESDPRALPQLAYLAIENREIGYSQVKQLVVERFQRDVLADLDHRISWVNTVIKGAPMVGLLGTVTGMMGAFAKLSAGGENVDAAAMANDISLALITTALGLVIAIPLTFCLNSVNIRIRKMEDLVAVGLTRFMGSLREAIATEAMHELEEIHPVSTSDS is encoded by the coding sequence ATGGACATTACTGGACTTACCCAAATCTTTGCGACGTCGATGTACGGAGCCTTGGCCCTGATTGCTTTATGGGGCATGTACTGTGTGTCAATGATTTGGGCCCGCGTTGCCCAGAAACGATTCCGCAACGAAGCCCAGCAAGACGCATTTCTGGATGCCGTCGAAGAGCCACTGGAACGGGGCGACTTTACGGAAGCGAGTGAGATCTGCGAATCGGATCCGCGTGCCCTGCCCCAGCTTGCCTACCTGGCGATCGAAAATCGCGAGATCGGCTACTCGCAGGTGAAACAGCTTGTCGTCGAACGCTTTCAGCGCGACGTGCTGGCCGACCTCGATCACCGCATCAGTTGGGTCAACACGGTGATCAAGGGAGCGCCGATGGTGGGGCTGTTGGGTACGGTGACCGGTATGATGGGGGCCTTCGCTAAGTTGTCAGCTGGCGGAGAGAATGTGGACGCAGCCGCGATGGCCAACGATATCAGCCTGGCTCTGATTACCACCGCACTTGGGCTGGTGATCGCGATTCCTTTGACCTTCTGCTTGAACAGCGTCAACATCCGCATTCGCAAGATGGAAGACCTGGTCGCCGTCGGACTGACGCGTTTCATGGGCAGTTTGCGAGAAGCGATTGCCACCGAAGCGATGCACGAACTGGAAGAAATCCACCCGGTAAGCACCTCGGATTCGTAA